The stretch of DNA TTACCAAGACGCCCCCGGCCTCCGAGCTCATCAAGAAGGCCGCCGGCATCGTGAAGGGCTCCAGCGTTCCGAACAAGGAGCTCGTCGGCAAGCTCTCGGAGGAGCAGGTGCGCTCCATAGCGGAGACCAAGCTGCCGGACCTCAACACCGGGGACCTGGAGGCGGCCATGAGCATGGTGCGGGGAACGGCCCGGAGCATGGGCGTGGAGACGACTTCGTAGCGGCGGTCTCCGGGAGAGAGAGAACGCCCGCAGCGGATAAAAAGAGAGCGAGAAGGGGCTGAGATGGGGAAGAACCTTGTAGCGGCGGAAGAGAAGATAGCCTCCTCGAAGGAGTACCCCCTGGAGGAGGCGGTGGAGCTGGTGAAGGGGACGTCCTTCGCCAGGTTCGACGAGACCGTGGAGCTTCACGTGAACCTGGGGGTGGACCCCCGGAAGTCCGACCAGATGGTGCGGGGCACGGTGCTCCTGCCCCACGGGACGGGCAAGCCCGTGCGGGTGCTGGTCTTCGCCAAGGGGGAGAAGGAGAAGGAGGGCCAGGAGGCCGGAGCCGACCACGTGGGCGGCGAGGACCTGGTGGAGAGGATAAAGGGCGGATGGCTTGAGTTCGACAAGGCCGTGGCCACCCCCGACATGATGGGCACCGTGGGCAAGATAGGCAAGATACTGGGCCCCCGGGGGCTGATGCCCAACCCCAAGCTGGGCACCGTGACCTTCGACGTGGCCAAGGCCGTCAAGGAGCTGAAGGCCGGCAAGGTGGAGTACAAGGTGGACAAGGGCGGCATCGTGCACATGCCGGTGGGCCGGATTTCCTTCTCCCGGGAGGCCCTGGTGGAAAACGCCCAGACGGCGCTGAGCTCCATCGTGAGGGCCAAGCCGGCCTCGAGCAAGGGGAAATACATCAAGAAAGCGACCATCGCCAGCACCATGGGCCCCGGGGTGCAGGTGGACGCCTCGCGGCTTCAGGCCAAGTAGAGACGACCGTGCACCCTCTGGGCATCACGAACCTAGCGCAGCCGGGGCGGGCCCTGCCCGCCCGCAATACGGTCAGAGACGGTAGGCGAGCACTCTTAATAGTCCCCGCCCGGCGGGGGCTGCCTACTCAGACGCTTTCCCGCGTCTCTGGGAAAGGAGGGAGGAACTGAAAAGCAAAGCGGAAAAAGAGCAGCTGGTGGAGGCCCTGAAGGAGAAGTTCGCCCGGGCCGCCGGGGTGGTGCTCACCGAGTACAAGGGCCTGACGGTGGAGCAGATGACCGACCTCAGGGGCGCCCTGAGGGAGGCCGACGTGGAGTACCGCGTGGTCAAGAACACGCTGGCCCGCATCGCCTCGGACGGCACCTCGCTGGAGCACGTCAGGGAGAACTTCACCGGGCCGGTGGGCGTGGCCCTCACCTACGGGGACGTGGCCCTGATGACCAAGAGCGTGCTGGAGTACGCCAAGAAGAACGGCACCTTCAAGGTCACCTGCGGCGTCATCGAGGGCAGGCCCGTCAGCGAGGCCGAGCTCCAGCAGATTGCCGCGCTGCCGCCCCGGGAGGTTCTCCTGGGGGTGATGGCCGGCACGTTCCAGGCCCCCGCGGCCAAACTGGCGCGGCTTCTCGAGGCCACGGTGGTGCGGCTGGGGTATGCGCTCGGCGCTTTGAAGGAACAG from Nitrospirota bacterium encodes:
- the rplK gene encoding 50S ribosomal protein L11, which translates into the protein MAKKDIIAQVKLQIPAGKANPAPPVGPALGPHGVNIMDFCKLFNDQTKALGDTIVPVVLTIYADRTFTFITKTPPASELIKKAAGIVKGSSVPNKELVGKLSEEQVRSIAETKLPDLNTGDLEAAMSMVRGTARSMGVETTS
- the rplA gene encoding 50S ribosomal protein L1; this translates as MGKNLVAAEEKIASSKEYPLEEAVELVKGTSFARFDETVELHVNLGVDPRKSDQMVRGTVLLPHGTGKPVRVLVFAKGEKEKEGQEAGADHVGGEDLVERIKGGWLEFDKAVATPDMMGTVGKIGKILGPRGLMPNPKLGTVTFDVAKAVKELKAGKVEYKVDKGGIVHMPVGRISFSREALVENAQTALSSIVRAKPASSKGKYIKKATIASTMGPGVQVDASRLQAK
- the rplJ gene encoding 50S ribosomal protein L10 codes for the protein MKSKAEKEQLVEALKEKFARAAGVVLTEYKGLTVEQMTDLRGALREADVEYRVVKNTLARIASDGTSLEHVRENFTGPVGVALTYGDVALMTKSVLEYAKKNGTFKVTCGVIEGRPVSEAELQQIAALPPREVLLGVMAGTFQAPAAKLARLLEATVVRLGYALGALKEQKSAG